The Bacteroidota bacterium region CACAACAATGCGGTCGGGTTTCATGAAGTCATCAATAGCAGCACCTTCTTTCAGAAATTCGGGGTTGGAAGCAACGTCAAATTCCAGTTTGAGTCCACGTGCGTCAAGTTCTTCCTGTACTGCGCTGCGAACCTTTTTGGCGGTGCCAACAGGTACTGTACTTTTTGTTACAACCAATATATGTTTTTCCATGTAGCGACCTACTTCTTTTGCTACCGAGATTACGTGTTTGAGGTCGGCACTTCCGTCTTCATCAGGAGGAGTACCAACTGCTATGAAAATCACATCGCATCCTGAAAGCACTGATTTAAGGTCGGTAGTGAACTGGAGATGACCTTTTTTTACGGTCCGTTCTATCATCGCATCCAAACCCGGTTCGAAAATTGGCAAGATACCTTTATTAAGGTTGTCAATTTTATTTTTATCAATGTCAACACAAACGGTATTAATTCCAACTTCGGCGAAGCACGTTCCGGTGACAAGTCCTACATAACCAGTTCCAACTATAGCTATTTTCATATCAATGTGAATTTATAAGTTTAGTATATTTCACGCAAAAATATAAAGAAAGGACTATCAAGCCCTAAAAAAAATTAATACAGTTTTCGAAAGTCATAAAAAAACCTCCCTGTTGCGAGAGCAGGGAGGTAAAAATATATTATGATAAAAACAAAATAATAAAGCAATCATTTGAAATCAAATCCTACGCCATTTTGTTAATTGATTGAAATATAATAAAATAAATCATTGTCACTGTTAATAAATGTTCCCATTCACAGAATTTGATTCTCAATTTTGGAATGCTTCTCGTTTAGCTTTTATAAAAAGGGAATTTCACAACCTTTGCCTTAAGAAGTTTTTCCCTGATTTTGACATAGATTTCAGAATCGGGTTTCGCCAACGCTGCAGGAACATATCCCATACCAATGCCTTCTTTCAACATAGGCGACATGGTTCCGGAAGTTACTTCACCAATAATGCTGCCGGTGGCATCCGTAATTTCATAATGCTGTCGGGGAATGCCTTTATCTATCATGGTAAATCCCACCAGACGCTTTGAAACGCCTTCGTTCTTCTGTTTCAGCAATAAAGCTTTATCAATGAAGTCTTTTTCATCCGTAAATTTAGTAATCCAACCAAGACCTGCTTCAATAGGAGACGTCGTATCGTTGATATCGTTTCCATACAAGCAGTAACCCATTTCAAGCCTTAGTGTATCGCGTGCCCCAAGCCCAATAGGTTTAATGCCGAATTCTTTACCGGCTTCCATCACAGCATCCATAATTTTGAGCGCGTCGGCATGGGCAAAATATATCTCGCATCCCCCTGCGCCTGTATAGCCCGTTGTCGAGAAAATAACATCCTTGACGCCGGCAAACGTGAGTTTTTTGAAGGTGTAATACTCCATATCCGTCACAGTCGTATCGGTGAGTTTTTGCATGGCCTTTAATGCGAGCGGACCCTGTATAGCAAGCTGCGAAATCTCGCCCGATGCGTTATAAAGATCGGCGCCCATTTTATTCTGGCTGCTGACCCATGCCCAGTCTTTGTCAATGTTTGCGGCATTTACAACTAAAAGATAGGTTTCGGCGTTAATGCGATATACCAACAGGTCGTCAACAATGCCGCCTTTACCATTCGGGAAACATGAATACTGAACTTTACCATCTACCAGCTTTGATGCATCATTGGATGTTACCCACTGTACAAAATCAAGTGCTTTCGGGCCTTTCACCCAAAATTCACCCATATGCGATACGTCAAATACACCCAGCGCTTTGCGCACTGTTTCGTGTTCGGCATTTACACCTTCAAACAGCACGGGCATGTAAAACCCGGCAAACGGAACCATTTTAGCGCCCATGGCTTCATGTACACTTCTAAAAGCAGTATCTTTCATTATTTTCGTATTTAATAATTGTAATTCTTGTTCGGCAAAAGTATGAAATTCCGCTTATCTTTTCCTGAAAATGGGATTAAGTTTTAAGCAGTTCGGATCATCCTTGGAATTGTACAAAAATCTCAAATAATTTCTGTTTCTCCAATGCCTGAAAATATTCATACCTTTGGTGGTAAAATAAATGCTTATGCCACGGCCTTTTGCCAAATTTAATATTCCTCGTTGGGCAATCTTTACGATTGACCTTGTAATAACAGCATTATCGATTATTTTAGCCTATTTATTACGGTTTAACTTTGATATTCCGCCCAAAGACAGCCACGCACTGCCGTATGTTTTAATATTTGTAGTCGTGGTAAGAGGGCTTAGCTATATCATTGCTAAAACCTATGCCGGTATTATTCGTTATACCAGCACCAGGGATGCCGTCCGCATTGGAATCGTTGTTGCTGCCGGAAGTGCGCTTTTTGTTCTTACGGATGTTATTTTATTTCATTTTGTTATAAGTATCAACTTCATCCCGTATTCAATTGTTATCATCGACTTCATTACAACAATTCTGCTGTTAACAGCATTCAGGATTGTAGTAAAAATTATGTATCTCGAGCTGAATACTTCTTCTAAAACCCGCACCAACGTTATAATTTACGGTGCAGGTGAAGCCGGCGCTTTTGCAAAACGCGCACTTGATCGCGATGCGGGAACAAAATACAAAGTGCTGGCCTTCTTTGACGATAATCCGCGTAAAACAGGCAAAAAAATTGAGGATGTTGAAATATACAGTACAACAGAACTCGATAAATTTCTTGCAACAAATGCCGTCGAGCATTTAATTATTTCTATCCAGAACCTCAAGCCGGGCAAGAAACAAGAAATCATTGAGATTTGCCTCGGTCACAATACAAAAGTTCTGAACGTGCCACCCGTTAGCCGCTGGATTAATGGCGAACTGAGTTTTAAACAGATTAAAAAAGTTAAAATTGAAGATCTGCTTGAACGCGACGAAATAAAACTTGACGAAGCACTCATCGGACGTGAATTACTCGGAAAAAAAGTTCTGGTTACGGGTGCTGCCGGCTCGATTGGCAGTGAGCTGGTGAGGCAGCTTGTGCGTTTTCATCCGGAAAAGCTTATTCTTATTGATCAGGCTGAATCACCGTTATATCATCTGGAGCTTGAACTTACAGAGATATTAAAAAGCGCCAATTTTGAAATAATTATTTGTGATATCACCCATAAAGTACGGATGGATAAAATTTTTGATGTATTCCGTCCTGATATTGTTTATCATGCTGCGGCATATAAGCATGTACCCATGATGGAAAGCAATCCGGTGGAAGCCGTGGTGACCAACGTATTTGGAACGCGTGTAATTGCCGATCTGGCTGTGAAATATCACACCGAAAAATTTGTAATGGTTTCAACAGATAAGGCCGTGAACCCAACCAGTGTGATGGGTGCATCCAAACGAATTGCAGAAATCTATACGCAGTCACTGAATAAGCTGAACGGAACCCGGTTTATTACTACACGCTTCGGAAATGTCCTTGGCTCTAATGGATCCGTGATTCCACTGTTTCGTGAGCAAATTGAGAAAGGGGGTCCGGTTACTATAACCCATGCCGAAGTAACCCGTTATTTTATGACCATTCCGGAAGCCTGCCGTTTGGTACTGCAGGCCGGTTCCCTTGGCAAAGGAGGTGAAATTTTTATTTTTGATATGGGCAAATCGGTCAAAATTATTGACCTTGCAAAAAAGATGATAAAACTTTCGCGACTTACTCTCGGCAAAGACATACAGATTATTTATACTGGTTTACGTCCGGGCGAAAAATTATACGAGGAACTGCTCAACGATCAGGAAAATACATTGCCAACACACCATCCGCAAATTATGATTGCTCAGGTTAAAGAATATGACCTTGATACGATTTCTCAAGAATTAGACGTTCTGGAAGACTCATTGAAACAACATGAAAATTTTGAGATAGTCAAAAAAATGAAAGCAATTATACCCGAATATAAAAGCCAGAATTCGATCTACGAAAAACTTGATATTTTCGACGGACAGGAACAATAGGGATTTGAAGAATGTGGAAATATTGGGAAATCTTAAACTTACTTGATTTTCATAACCATACTTATTTGATAAACTTCTGACTCCTGACTTCTTTTTTATCTTCTGCCATATGTCTTTCATTTCTCAATTGATTAACTGGCTCGAACATCACCAGCGTCCCTGTTTGTATAAAAAATATTTGGGCATTGAATGCCCGGGTTGTGGATTACAAACATCGTTTATTGAACTATTAAAAGGAAATCTGTCGCAGAGCTTTCGCGCTTATCCCGCATTGCTTCCATTAATCGTATTGTGCATTTATGGGTTGATATATGTTATTTTTAAATTCAAAAAAGGAGACATTATCTTGATAATAATTGCTATTTTTACAGGTGCTCTTATGATAGGCAGTTATCTTACCAGGCTGGTCTTTCATTAATATTATTGGAGCGGTTAATTGAAAAATATTCTATTGTTGTATTTCAAAAATTTATTTTATGGAAACCCAGATAACTTCAAATGAAAACATGCAGCAACAGTCTGCAAAACCTGAAATGTTGCCGTATGCATTGCCGGCAATGATTATCGGAATTGTATCGCTGGTGGTATTTTGCTATATGGGATGGATTATGGCCATTGTTGGACTGAATCTTTGGAAAAAGGCAAAAGCCGAATGGGATGCAAACCCCGGTAAATACAGCTTAACGTCATTCAAAATGGCCAATGCCGGACGTATTTGTTCTACAGTTGGTATTATTGTAGGTTTGGTTGCCATGGTCTACTGGGTAGTCTATTTCATTTTTATCATTGGCCTTGCAACGCATTCATACCACCATTTTAATTTTTAAGGATTCCTAATTATTTTGCAAATGAAAATTCTCGCTGTTGAACAAATACGCGAAGCTGACGCCTTTACTATAATTAACGAGCCGGTTTCCTCTATTGATTTAATGGAACGTGCGGCAGGGGCGGCTTTTAATTGGTTGATGCAGCGATTTGGTCGTTCCGGGTCGTTTATAATTTTTTGCGGAACCGGCAATAATGGTGGCGACGGGCTTGTTATTGCCCGGATGCTTGCTGCTAAAAATATTTCTGTGAAAATCATCATTGCGCACTTCACTGATAAATCTTCAATCGATTTTTCTGTAAATCTCGATGCGCTTAAAAAAATCAGAAATATCTCAATAAACGAGATTTCTCAAAATGATGTGATGCCGGTTATTCCGAAAGGTTCAATCGTAATTGATGCGTTATTTGGCTCGGGGCTCAATAAGCCGC contains the following coding sequences:
- the gcvT gene encoding glycine cleavage system aminomethyltransferase GcvT, translated to MKDTAFRSVHEAMGAKMVPFAGFYMPVLFEGVNAEHETVRKALGVFDVSHMGEFWVKGPKALDFVQWVTSNDASKLVDGKVQYSCFPNGKGGIVDDLLVYRINAETYLLVVNAANIDKDWAWVSSQNKMGADLYNASGEISQLAIQGPLALKAMQKLTDTTVTDMEYYTFKKLTFAGVKDVIFSTTGYTGAGGCEIYFAHADALKIMDAVMEAGKEFGIKPIGLGARDTLRLEMGYCLYGNDINDTTSPIEAGLGWITKFTDEKDFIDKALLLKQKNEGVSKRLVGFTMIDKGIPRQHYEITDATGSIIGEVTSGTMSPMLKEGIGMGYVPAALAKPDSEIYVKIREKLLKAKVVKFPFYKS
- a CDS encoding nucleoside-diphosphate sugar epimerase/dehydratase, which translates into the protein MPRPFAKFNIPRWAIFTIDLVITALSIILAYLLRFNFDIPPKDSHALPYVLIFVVVVRGLSYIIAKTYAGIIRYTSTRDAVRIGIVVAAGSALFVLTDVILFHFVISINFIPYSIVIIDFITTILLLTAFRIVVKIMYLELNTSSKTRTNVIIYGAGEAGAFAKRALDRDAGTKYKVLAFFDDNPRKTGKKIEDVEIYSTTELDKFLATNAVEHLIISIQNLKPGKKQEIIEICLGHNTKVLNVPPVSRWINGELSFKQIKKVKIEDLLERDEIKLDEALIGRELLGKKVLVTGAAGSIGSELVRQLVRFHPEKLILIDQAESPLYHLELELTEILKSANFEIIICDITHKVRMDKIFDVFRPDIVYHAAAYKHVPMMESNPVEAVVTNVFGTRVIADLAVKYHTEKFVMVSTDKAVNPTSVMGASKRIAEIYTQSLNKLNGTRFITTRFGNVLGSNGSVIPLFREQIEKGGPVTITHAEVTRYFMTIPEACRLVLQAGSLGKGGEIFIFDMGKSVKIIDLAKKMIKLSRLTLGKDIQIIYTGLRPGEKLYEELLNDQENTLPTHHPQIMIAQVKEYDLDTISQELDVLEDSLKQHENFEIVKKMKAIIPEYKSQNSIYEKLDIFDGQEQ
- a CDS encoding DUF2752 domain-containing protein, which gives rise to MSFISQLINWLEHHQRPCLYKKYLGIECPGCGLQTSFIELLKGNLSQSFRAYPALLPLIVLCIYGLIYVIFKFKKGDIILIIIAIFTGALMIGSYLTRLVFH